From Sulfurovum xiamenensis, one genomic window encodes:
- a CDS encoding HAD family hydrolase: MDKKLIIFDMDGTLVNSSLTIANAINYVRKNLGFEPMAQEYILRLVNDHTINPAQTFYHAKAFDRDHEKWFSEYYTKNHASELVLYEGIKELLDTLKGKGHDLAVATNAYRGSTIESLTHLEVYEHFDAIACYDDVPQGKPHPDMLHKILDQLGHSSHQALFIGDGPRDALASQRAEIDYIMVDWGFTDHTDAVRSVDELHALLLR; encoded by the coding sequence GTGGATAAAAAACTGATCATTTTTGATATGGATGGCACCTTGGTCAACTCTTCATTGACCATAGCCAATGCGATCAATTATGTTCGAAAAAACCTGGGTTTTGAACCCATGGCACAAGAGTATATTTTAAGATTGGTCAATGACCATACGATCAATCCTGCACAAACCTTTTACCATGCAAAAGCCTTTGACCGGGACCATGAAAAATGGTTTTCGGAGTACTATACGAAAAACCATGCAAGCGAATTGGTACTCTATGAGGGTATCAAAGAGCTGCTTGATACGCTGAAAGGCAAAGGACACGATCTTGCTGTAGCGACCAATGCTTACAGGGGTTCAACCATAGAATCACTGACCCACCTAGAGGTCTATGAGCATTTTGATGCAATCGCCTGTTATGATGATGTCCCGCAAGGAAAACCACACCCGGACATGCTTCACAAAATACTGGATCAACTAGGTCATAGCAGCCATCAGGCACTTTTTATTGGTGACGGTCCACGTGATGCGTTGGCAAGCCAAAGGGCAGAGATAGACTATATTATGGTGGACTGGGGTTTTACAGACCATACCGATGCTGTGCGCAGTGTCGATGAACTGCATGCCTTACTACTACGTTAA
- a CDS encoding phosphatidylserine decarboxylase, whose product MAKHFTSIISSAFGKFASKAFPSPIQHFINNGYVKLMGLDMSEFKEPSAYPTLNKLFTRAFETPRALPEDKDALISGVDALITDAGMIKDGKAYQIKGMSYSIEKLFGTYHQDAVSKVEGGEFINFYLSPKDYHRYHMPMRLKVKSLTHIPGKHYPVNFPLLRHKVDLFIENERVIIECEDEKGRTQVLVLVAALNVGQMVVTFEEKVRTNSEIREPVHYEYEDFWVERGEFYGWFEMGSTILTFSEKGSIFPEVAINQKVKFTDILGKVL is encoded by the coding sequence ATGGCCAAACACTTTACTTCGATCATCTCCAGTGCATTTGGAAAGTTCGCTTCTAAAGCATTTCCCTCACCGATACAACACTTTATTAACAATGGATATGTAAAACTTATGGGACTTGATATGAGTGAGTTCAAAGAGCCTAGTGCATACCCGACACTGAACAAACTCTTTACAAGGGCTTTTGAAACTCCTAGAGCCTTGCCTGAAGATAAAGATGCTCTGATATCCGGTGTGGATGCACTCATTACGGATGCAGGGATGATCAAAGATGGTAAAGCCTATCAGATCAAAGGAATGAGTTACTCTATTGAAAAGCTTTTTGGTACCTACCATCAGGATGCGGTCAGTAAAGTAGAAGGAGGAGAGTTCATCAATTTTTATCTCTCTCCCAAAGATTACCATCGCTATCATATGCCGATGAGACTCAAGGTAAAATCATTGACACATATCCCGGGTAAACACTATCCTGTGAATTTCCCGTTACTCCGTCATAAAGTGGACCTCTTCATTGAAAATGAAAGAGTGATCATAGAGTGTGAAGATGAGAAGGGAAGAACACAGGTACTGGTACTTGTGGCTGCACTCAATGTAGGTCAAATGGTCGTAACTTTTGAGGAAAAAGTGAGAACTAACTCAGAGATAAGAGAACCGGTGCATTATGAATATGAAGATTTTTGGGTCGAGAGAGGAGAATTCTATGGCTGGTTTGAGATGGGCTCGACGATCTTGACCTTTTCAGAAAAAGGGAGTATATTCCCGGAAGTAGCGATCAATCAAAAAGTAAAATTTACTGATATTTTAGGTAAAGTATTATAG
- a CDS encoding sensor domain-containing diguanylate cyclase has protein sequence MQKKFFLVLFSYLSLLYGDVQLKVLDLSDSHYEIGESMLEYEDTTAKMTLSEIRHLPSKDFIPLNRPVASHPFTNSAFWYQFKVINKEETPLSRLIIFEPAWLDSVTFTVISPKGEVKTYQGGNTYPYSKRALDHYLINFEPLFEPGISTVYVQVKTRDPFIVALSVMDKAAFLAEQVDASMYIGLVYGGIVAMLFYNLFLYFGVKARYYAYYVLFLVAFFAMNASYNGYTFMYLFPHWPTVQNWAQSTSIYFYVVAALLFARSFLNFVKYHHTLYIITTILIFGIVGVAVLSAMIGGYHYHVMLAIISILLISVYLFGIALYSLLTGNHSARFFLLGTASGLIGAFITALTVMSYIPYTYLTYKANDIGMYIDVILLSMALADRMKMTQEKRLIAEKEAKTDILTGLYNRRAYYEISHKEFNRLLRHNRCLSIIMFDIDHFKEINDTYGHDAGDNVLKVVANIVKGVIREYDYAFRMGGDEFLVLLPETNEKQALFLAERIRKRVATKKFIEKDEKFYITASFGISQYNHIERSIETIVKRADKALYHVKESGRNRVKALDKFIRV, from the coding sequence ATGCAAAAAAAATTTTTTTTAGTACTTTTTTCTTATCTTTCCCTTCTCTATGGAGATGTACAGTTAAAGGTACTTGACCTTTCAGACTCACACTATGAAATCGGTGAATCGATGCTTGAGTATGAGGATACGACTGCGAAGATGACATTATCCGAGATACGCCATCTTCCTTCCAAAGATTTTATACCACTCAACAGACCCGTAGCAAGCCATCCCTTTACAAATTCAGCATTTTGGTATCAGTTCAAAGTGATCAATAAAGAAGAGACACCACTATCCAGACTGATCATCTTTGAACCGGCCTGGCTTGACTCCGTGACCTTCACTGTCATATCTCCAAAAGGAGAAGTCAAGACCTATCAGGGCGGGAATACCTATCCTTATTCAAAAAGAGCACTCGATCACTATCTTATCAATTTTGAACCACTGTTTGAACCGGGTATTTCTACCGTGTATGTTCAAGTGAAAACAAGAGATCCTTTTATTGTTGCGTTGTCTGTCATGGATAAAGCAGCATTTTTAGCCGAACAGGTTGATGCGTCGATGTATATCGGTTTGGTGTATGGTGGTATTGTTGCCATGCTCTTCTATAATCTTTTTCTCTATTTTGGTGTGAAAGCCCGTTATTATGCTTATTATGTACTCTTCCTGGTTGCCTTTTTTGCGATGAATGCTTCTTATAACGGCTATACTTTTATGTACCTCTTCCCTCATTGGCCTACTGTGCAAAATTGGGCACAGTCCACCTCTATCTACTTTTATGTGGTGGCTGCACTGCTTTTTGCAAGATCATTTTTAAACTTTGTGAAATACCATCATACCTTGTACATCATCACAACGATTCTGATCTTTGGTATTGTCGGGGTTGCAGTGCTCTCAGCTATGATCGGTGGCTATCATTATCATGTGATGCTTGCTATCATATCCATACTGTTGATCAGTGTCTATCTCTTTGGTATCGCACTGTATAGTCTACTCACGGGTAATCATTCAGCTCGATTTTTTCTTCTTGGAACTGCCAGTGGTCTGATCGGTGCTTTTATTACTGCGCTGACGGTCATGTCTTATATTCCGTATACCTATCTGACCTATAAGGCCAATGACATTGGTATGTATATCGATGTGATTCTGCTCTCTATGGCACTGGCTGATCGTATGAAAATGACACAGGAGAAAAGGCTCATCGCTGAAAAAGAGGCAAAAACAGATATCTTAACAGGACTCTATAACCGTAGAGCCTATTATGAGATCTCACATAAAGAGTTTAACCGTCTCTTACGGCACAATAGATGTCTATCGATCATTATGTTTGATATCGATCATTTTAAAGAGATCAATGATACGTATGGACATGACGCAGGAGACAATGTATTGAAAGTAGTAGCAAATATCGTAAAAGGTGTGATCAGGGAATATGATTATGCTTTTAGAATGGGCGGTGATGAGTTTTTGGTTTTATTGCCTGAAACCAATGAGAAACAAGCCTTGTTCCTTGCTGAACGTATCAGAAAAAGAGTAGCAACTAAAAAGTTTATTGAGAAGGATGAGAAGTTCTACATTACAGCCAGTTTTGGTATCAGCCAATATAATCATATTGAAAGAAGCATAGAGACTATTGTAAAAAGGGCTGATAAAGCCCTTTACCATGTCAAAGAGAGCGGTAGAAATAGGGTGAAAGCATTAGATAAATTTATCAGAGTGTGA
- a CDS encoding PDC sensor domain-containing protein, with amino-acid sequence MKIKEIEEYAQVRAKARAYLCYIIGRHISQTIINGDISTVLAKLEPLHESIPTAEAIYALDGKGIQITENISKDKKLQGIGKGEDRSDRAYYYKTQREHRCTLTEPYPSNLSNTMVVTASFPIVDENDNLISIICVDISLANILRMVHPSSIDSYSGKLSKIAYTAFSLALAGVSLLLFVKGVTAFLHFGVDFTAIDINEMFKATILLTLSLAIFDLVKAIFEEEVLGKEKKGATGEGHQTMIRFLGSIIIALSIEALMLVFKFALTDPAQLVYAVYLISGVALLLVSLSVYVKFIQPRLKDTEKMN; translated from the coding sequence ATGAAAATTAAAGAGATAGAAGAGTATGCACAGGTCCGTGCGAAAGCAAGAGCATACCTTTGTTATATCATAGGAAGACATATTTCTCAAACGATTATCAATGGTGATATTTCTACAGTACTTGCAAAGTTAGAACCGCTTCATGAGAGTATCCCTACTGCAGAGGCGATTTATGCACTGGATGGTAAAGGTATACAGATCACTGAAAATATCTCTAAGGATAAAAAGCTTCAGGGGATTGGTAAAGGTGAGGATAGAAGTGATAGGGCTTATTACTATAAAACGCAAAGAGAACATCGTTGTACCTTAACAGAACCATACCCGTCGAATTTAAGTAATACGATGGTTGTCACTGCATCATTTCCAATCGTAGATGAAAATGATAATTTGATCAGTATTATTTGCGTAGATATCTCTTTGGCAAATATTTTACGGATGGTGCATCCAAGCTCTATCGACTCATATTCTGGAAAATTAAGTAAAATTGCCTATACTGCATTCTCTTTAGCACTGGCAGGTGTATCACTGTTACTCTTTGTCAAAGGTGTGACAGCATTCTTGCATTTTGGTGTTGATTTTACTGCGATTGATATTAATGAGATGTTTAAAGCCACGATCCTTTTGACCCTCTCTTTGGCTATTTTCGATCTGGTCAAAGCAATATTTGAGGAAGAAGTTTTGGGTAAGGAGAAAAAAGGGGCCACCGGCGAGGGACATCAGACAATGATTCGTTTTTTAGGCTCCATTATCATTGCACTGTCCATTGAAGCCTTGATGCTGGTATTTAAGTTTGCACTCACAGATCCGGCCCAGCTTGTGTATGCGGTCTATCTCATTTCCGGTGTTGCATTACTTCTAGTGAGCCTTTCTGTCTATGTGAAGTTCATACAGCCAAGACTTAAAGATACGGAAAAGATGAACTAG
- a CDS encoding 3'-5' exonuclease → MAIYVLFDTETTGNQEPDRIIQVGAMIVHSKDEIEVLDELCQAPVPITVEAMEVHNITPELIKDKGLYDETDFALKLQQFNQKENYLIAHNIAFDLGMLEKEGFKNHYTLIDTLRCAKHLLPDSPNHRLQYLRYALELYQIEEAEAQKLGITIKAHDAIGDVLVMKLLLSKLVRLTQEKFAGINPMQKLAKLTQTPVMMKTFKFGKYKDREIAEVVNEDRGYITWMRANLDLDEDMTFTLDYYLAS, encoded by the coding sequence ATGGCAATATACGTACTTTTCGATACAGAAACCACAGGAAATCAAGAACCTGACCGCATTATACAGGTAGGTGCAATGATCGTACACAGTAAAGATGAGATCGAAGTGTTGGATGAACTGTGCCAGGCGCCTGTACCCATCACTGTAGAAGCGATGGAAGTACATAACATCACACCGGAGCTCATCAAAGACAAAGGACTTTACGATGAAACCGATTTTGCACTCAAATTACAGCAGTTCAACCAAAAAGAGAATTATCTTATCGCACATAATATTGCTTTTGATCTGGGTATGCTGGAAAAAGAAGGGTTTAAAAACCACTACACCCTGATAGACACACTCCGATGTGCCAAGCACCTGCTTCCTGACAGTCCCAATCACAGACTGCAGTATCTGCGCTACGCACTTGAACTCTATCAGATCGAAGAGGCAGAAGCGCAAAAACTTGGTATCACTATCAAAGCACATGATGCGATAGGTGATGTACTTGTCATGAAATTGCTGCTTTCAAAACTGGTACGTCTAACACAAGAGAAATTTGCAGGTATAAACCCCATGCAAAAACTGGCTAAACTCACCCAAACCCCTGTGATGATGAAAACCTTCAAGTTCGGGAAATACAAAGACAGAGAGATCGCTGAAGTCGTAAATGAAGACAGAGGCTATATTACATGGATGAGAGCGAATCTGGATCTGGATGAAGATATGACCTTTACTTTAGATTATTATTTGGCTTCATAG
- a CDS encoding class I SAM-dependent rRNA methyltransferase has protein sequence MNHIIDLTIKPQYIKNYKNGYPLISKEFIVDWDKLKTEGTIVNLLDDRKKFIAKGYYGIQNKGHGWILSCNKEEKIDVAYFSKKIKAALQYRNDLYNDKNTTAFRVFNGEGDGVGGLTIDYFDGFYLVTWYSLGIHAFKEDILTALKSQVAYKGIYQKKRFDAKGQYLDDADDFVCGERGEFPLVVKENGAKFAIYLDDGPMVGVFLDQREVRKKIRDCYAKGKTVLNTFSYTGAFSVFAALGGATKTTSVDLAKRSRSKTQEQFMLNNIDVDAHDIIVEDVFNYFKYAVKKELLFDMVVLDPPSFARSKKHTFSVAKDYVKLLKEAIQITNKDGVIVASTNYANLKMGKFKEFIDKAFKELGGKYKIEHTFSLPKDFRVMEKFKEGDYLKVVFIRKVA, from the coding sequence ATGAACCATATAATTGACCTGACCATTAAACCGCAATATATCAAAAACTACAAGAACGGATACCCTTTGATCTCAAAAGAGTTTATAGTTGATTGGGACAAACTAAAAACAGAAGGAACGATCGTTAACCTACTTGATGATAGAAAAAAGTTTATCGCTAAAGGGTATTACGGTATTCAAAACAAAGGGCATGGTTGGATACTCTCCTGTAACAAAGAGGAAAAGATTGATGTTGCGTATTTCAGTAAGAAGATAAAAGCGGCTCTCCAATACCGAAACGATCTCTACAATGATAAAAACACTACAGCGTTCAGGGTATTTAACGGTGAAGGCGATGGTGTAGGTGGCTTAACGATAGATTATTTTGACGGCTTCTATCTGGTGACCTGGTATAGTTTAGGTATTCATGCTTTTAAAGAAGATATCTTGACAGCACTGAAATCTCAAGTAGCATATAAAGGGATCTATCAGAAAAAAAGATTTGATGCCAAAGGCCAATACCTTGATGACGCTGATGATTTTGTGTGTGGCGAGAGAGGTGAATTCCCTTTAGTCGTGAAAGAGAATGGTGCAAAATTCGCTATCTATCTGGATGACGGGCCTATGGTCGGGGTATTTTTAGACCAAAGGGAAGTGAGAAAAAAAATTCGTGATTGCTATGCCAAAGGGAAAACGGTACTGAATACCTTCTCTTACACAGGAGCCTTTTCTGTGTTTGCCGCTTTGGGCGGTGCAACCAAGACCACCAGTGTGGACCTGGCCAAAAGAAGCCGCAGTAAAACACAAGAACAGTTTATGCTCAACAACATCGATGTGGATGCACATGATATCATCGTTGAAGATGTCTTCAATTACTTTAAGTATGCTGTCAAGAAAGAATTATTATTCGACATGGTGGTCTTGGACCCGCCTAGTTTTGCAAGGTCAAAAAAACATACCTTCTCTGTGGCAAAAGACTATGTCAAACTGCTTAAAGAGGCGATACAGATAACAAATAAGGATGGGGTGATCGTTGCATCGACGAATTATGCGAACTTGAAGATGGGTAAATTCAAAGAGTTTATAGACAAGGCATTTAAAGAGCTGGGGGGAAAGTACAAGATAGAACATACGTTTTCTCTACCCAAAGATTTCAGGGTCATGGAAAAATTTAAAGAGGGAGATTACTTAAAAGTAGTATTCATCAGGAAAGTAGCATAA
- a CDS encoding MFS transporter, with the protein MSKTINKKIQISLLLIATMGVMSGITVVSSLPLISQTFSDLPHIEFLSKLMLTIPSIIIALFAPIAGIIVDKFGRLKPLYTGIILFVLGGSSGFYLENFYAILAGRAVLGIAVALLMTSSTALIGDYLDEMARHKFMSVQGMAVALGGILFITAGGLLAQLHWSYPFAIYILPLFFLPLLLTALHEPEKHTHVESDMELEAKLWPIYLTAFFAMVLFYMLPTQLPYLIIETLHGKPSTIGLVIATAMIFNALTSRQYAKLKARFSYVHIYIMTFIFFGTGLFIISQAHTIAQLFYSTAFIGIGFGLILVNTNSWFLAKVPAQKRGKASGVLASSFFLGQFSSPLLLQPIVHIYGIQGLFLIVSGIALTTALILFLKDKFSKR; encoded by the coding sequence ATGTCTAAAACTATAAATAAGAAGATTCAGATCTCTCTACTCTTGATCGCAACGATGGGTGTGATGTCCGGCATCACTGTTGTCTCTTCTCTTCCCCTCATTAGTCAAACATTCAGTGATCTTCCTCATATCGAATTTCTTTCAAAACTGATGTTGACCATTCCTTCCATCATCATTGCACTTTTTGCTCCAATAGCCGGGATCATTGTAGATAAATTTGGCAGATTAAAACCACTCTATACAGGGATCATCCTCTTTGTACTGGGTGGAAGTTCGGGATTTTATCTTGAGAACTTCTATGCCATTCTTGCCGGTCGGGCGGTTCTAGGTATAGCTGTTGCACTGCTTATGACCAGTTCTACCGCACTCATAGGTGATTATCTGGATGAAATGGCACGGCATAAATTTATGTCTGTTCAGGGGATGGCCGTAGCACTAGGAGGGATCCTGTTTATTACAGCCGGAGGTCTACTTGCGCAACTTCATTGGTCCTACCCTTTTGCTATCTACATCTTACCCCTCTTCTTTCTACCTCTGCTGCTTACCGCTCTCCATGAGCCTGAGAAACATACACATGTTGAAAGTGATATGGAGCTAGAGGCCAAACTCTGGCCTATATATCTCACTGCTTTTTTTGCCATGGTACTTTTTTATATGCTGCCTACCCAACTGCCTTATCTCATTATAGAGACTTTACATGGCAAACCAAGTACTATAGGATTGGTCATTGCTACAGCGATGATCTTCAATGCTCTTACCTCGAGACAGTATGCCAAACTGAAAGCGAGGTTCTCTTATGTCCATATCTATATTATGACATTTATTTTTTTTGGCACAGGCCTCTTCATCATTTCTCAAGCCCACACTATTGCACAACTTTTTTATAGTACAGCGTTCATTGGTATAGGATTTGGCCTGATCCTTGTCAATACCAACTCATGGTTTCTTGCGAAAGTACCTGCTCAGAAAAGAGGGAAAGCTTCAGGCGTACTTGCATCAAGCTTCTTTCTAGGACAGTTTTCTTCTCCGCTTCTCTTACAGCCTATTGTACACATCTATGGGATTCAAGGTCTTTTTTTGATCGTATCAGGTATTGCGTTAACGACAGCATTGATACTGTTTTTAAAAGACAAGTTCTCTAAAAGATGA